From Pseudoalteromonas sp. R3, one genomic window encodes:
- a CDS encoding alpha/beta hydrolase, translating into MKNKSGRLRTLFRHSLVAVGLLSGTVSHATSADVTSLTSCYAKGLADQLLCGSVEQPLSASSSEKISIHYAVIPAIKQVHPTEAILAFAGGPGQSAIDVAAVFARVLRYAREERDIILVDQRGTGKSSLLQCDMDPLEAQFAFNDDALPIFEYSREETQKCKTKLNTDLSHFTTAAAVKDFEAVRLELGYKKLHLFGASYGTRIAQEYMRRYPDAVASATLDGVVPMQQSLIAIGEAIDDSLQAIFSECTDSAECNRQYPQLAQQYQTLLDTLIAQPVTVQVPHPRMHNLITLVLTQNKVRSAIRMALYSHTTRALVPLAISEAVKGNYLPLVGLMGSDSTFGSLAMGMHSAIVCGEDWPALTSQSRSRFSRSYFGRLMMESLDASCPIWQVSAVTKDFYQPLNTDIPTLLLSGGLDPATPPSWAELAMVNMTNARHLIADEATHGVAGQSCADKLVAKFINRRDPGELDDSCLKKAAVRRYFMNPNGPAVASQEP; encoded by the coding sequence ATGAAAAATAAGAGCGGACGGTTGCGCACACTATTCAGACATAGCTTGGTTGCTGTTGGCCTGCTCAGTGGCACAGTCAGCCATGCTACATCAGCTGATGTAACGAGCCTCACTTCTTGCTATGCTAAAGGGCTTGCCGATCAACTGTTGTGTGGCAGTGTAGAGCAGCCCTTGTCGGCAAGTAGCAGTGAAAAAATCAGCATACATTATGCGGTTATCCCAGCCATCAAACAGGTCCATCCAACAGAAGCCATTTTGGCATTCGCTGGCGGACCGGGACAATCAGCCATTGATGTTGCGGCCGTATTTGCACGTGTCTTGCGTTATGCCCGCGAAGAGCGGGATATCATTTTGGTTGATCAACGCGGAACTGGTAAATCTAGTTTACTTCAGTGTGATATGGACCCTCTTGAGGCGCAGTTTGCCTTTAATGACGATGCGCTGCCCATTTTTGAATACAGTCGCGAAGAGACTCAAAAGTGTAAAACCAAGCTTAATACTGATCTCAGCCACTTTACCACGGCTGCGGCAGTCAAGGATTTTGAAGCGGTTCGCCTGGAGCTGGGATACAAAAAGCTTCATCTCTTTGGGGCGTCTTATGGTACGCGTATCGCACAAGAGTATATGCGTCGCTATCCTGATGCTGTGGCGAGTGCGACACTCGATGGGGTGGTACCTATGCAGCAAAGTCTGATTGCGATAGGCGAGGCCATAGATGATTCGTTACAGGCAATATTCTCAGAATGTACAGATAGTGCTGAATGTAACCGTCAGTATCCACAACTGGCACAACAGTATCAGACGCTGCTTGACACACTGATAGCGCAACCCGTGACGGTACAGGTGCCACACCCCAGAATGCACAACCTCATTACGCTGGTGTTGACACAAAATAAGGTACGTTCAGCCATTCGGATGGCGCTGTATAGTCATACAACACGTGCCTTGGTGCCGCTGGCTATCAGTGAGGCGGTAAAAGGTAACTATTTACCTTTAGTTGGTTTGATGGGCAGTGATTCTACGTTTGGCTCGCTGGCGATGGGGATGCACAGTGCAATTGTATGCGGCGAAGATTGGCCCGCACTTACTTCGCAATCCCGCTCCCGTTTTTCCCGCAGCTACTTTGGACGCCTGATGATGGAATCTCTCGATGCCAGTTGTCCGATATGGCAGGTCAGCGCGGTCACAAAAGATTTTTATCAGCCGCTTAATACAGATATTCCAACCTTGCTGTTGTCTGGCGGACTCGATCCTGCAACGCCTCCAAGCTGGGCCGAGCTGGCCATGGTTAATATGACTAATGCACGCCACCTGATTGCTGATGAAGCAACGCATGGTGTGGCAGGGCAAAGTTGTGCCGACAAACTCGTAGCTAAATTTATCAATCGGCGTGACCCCGGTGAACTGGATGACAGCTGTTTAAAGAAAGCAGCTGTCAGACGCTATTTTATGAACCCCAATGGCCCCGCAGTGGCAAGCCAGGAGCCGTAA